A single genomic interval of Nitrososphaerota archaeon harbors:
- a CDS encoding radical SAM protein has translation MVSFKKIASKFLKGYKKTAIFAITTICNCRCIMCDMYKNKPESISFNDSKKVLNFLSEKGFLIVYFTGGEPSLNKDIVKMVKYANSLDLVTSLTTNGTISPKMLKELIKAGLYTLSVSIDHWDPAISEYIRKFNGILEKQENTIRIAKKLGIRVYASTYINPYLNENNIIKIVEYVNNFLGIPIGFCYPSVTNTTTYKLKEPYPARNLEKIIKKILFLKKSGYDIANSSIYLEDIINFYNNKNPKFYCKGGKDVFYIDWKGDVYPCFLKNKLFNVLKNEKSFFLKNVNCNECLLDCFREPSILSQLSLGSILKEIRYINTIKKIML, from the coding sequence TTGGTTAGTTTTAAAAAAATTGCTTCAAAATTTTTAAAAGGTTATAAAAAAACAGCTATTTTTGCTATAACTACTATATGCAATTGTAGATGCATCATGTGCGATATGTATAAAAATAAGCCTGAGAGTATAAGTTTTAATGATTCTAAGAAAGTACTTAATTTTTTAAGTGAAAAAGGTTTTTTAATAGTTTATTTTACAGGTGGTGAGCCGAGTCTTAATAAAGATATTGTAAAAATGGTCAAGTATGCTAATAGTCTTGACCTTGTTACTTCTTTAACAACTAATGGGACAATTTCACCTAAAATGCTTAAAGAACTTATTAAAGCAGGACTTTATACTTTATCCGTTTCAATAGATCATTGGGACCCTGCTATAAGCGAATATATAAGAAAATTTAATGGAATACTTGAAAAACAAGAAAATACTATAAGAATAGCTAAAAAACTTGGGATAAGAGTTTATGCATCAACTTACATTAATCCTTATTTAAATGAAAATAATATTATAAAAATTGTAGAATATGTTAATAATTTTCTTGGAATCCCAATAGGTTTTTGTTATCCTTCAGTTACTAATACTACTACTTATAAACTTAAAGAACCTTATCCAGCACGTAATCTCGAAAAAATAATTAAAAAAATATTATTTCTTAAAAAGAGTGGTTATGATATAGCAAATTCCTCAATTTATCTTGAAGATATAATTAATTTTTATAATAATAAAAATCCAAAATTTTATTGTAAAGGAGGAAAAGATGTTTTTTATATAGATTGGAAAGGAGACGTATATCCATGCTTTTTAAAAAATAAATTATTCAATGTTTTAAAGAATGAAAAAAGCTTCTTTTTGAAAAATGTTAATTGCAATGAATGTTTATTAGATTGTTTTAGAGAACCATCCATTCTTTCTCAACTTTCATTAGGAAGTATTTTAAAAGAAATAAGGTATATTAATACTATTAAAAAAATAATGCTTTAA